Proteins co-encoded in one Hymenobacter swuensis DY53 genomic window:
- a CDS encoding MFS transporter — protein sequence MSVPASDTPRHDPYAALHIPDFRKLISARVCLTVATRIQGLVISWQIFRLTDDPLALGLIGLAEAIPSIGVSLYAGHVADSVRRKNIIIASVATLLLCAVALALLSSPRGLQLLARDSYYTLPLYSVIFVSGIARGFLGPALFSFMPQLLPDRERLANAVTWNSTTYQAASVLGPAIGGYLVAHLGVANSYTVVVVLLGLALLQFAAIASRPLPERVGEKLGLRDSILSGLRFIWHNQLVLAALSLDLFAVLFGGAVALLPVFAVDILKVGAAGLGHLESAPAVGSVLMAAFLTYFPLRRHAGRKLLWAVAGFGLATIAFALSTNFWLSLFLLFLTGVFDSVSVIVRSTLLHTFTPEHMKGRVSAVNNIFIGSSNEIGSFESGLAARLLGVVNSVVFGGIMTIGVVGLTALRADKLRQLDMTPEKK from the coding sequence ATGTCAGTACCCGCCTCCGATACCCCTCGCCACGACCCGTACGCCGCCCTTCACATTCCGGACTTTCGCAAGCTGATTTCGGCGCGGGTGTGCCTCACGGTTGCCACCCGGATTCAAGGGCTGGTTATCAGCTGGCAGATTTTTCGGCTGACCGATGATCCACTGGCGCTTGGCCTGATTGGGCTGGCTGAGGCCATTCCCAGCATCGGGGTATCGCTCTACGCCGGTCACGTAGCCGATTCAGTTCGCCGGAAGAACATTATCATCGCCTCGGTGGCTACGCTGTTGCTGTGTGCGGTGGCCCTGGCGTTGCTTTCGTCTCCTAGAGGGCTGCAGCTGCTGGCGCGGGATTCTTATTACACGCTGCCGCTGTATAGTGTCATCTTTGTGAGCGGTATTGCGCGGGGCTTTCTGGGGCCGGCCTTGTTTTCCTTTATGCCCCAACTGCTGCCCGACCGGGAGCGGCTAGCCAACGCCGTAACCTGGAACAGCACCACATATCAGGCCGCCTCGGTGCTGGGGCCGGCCATTGGGGGGTACCTAGTGGCGCATCTGGGGGTAGCCAACTCTTATACGGTGGTTGTAGTGCTGTTGGGTCTGGCTTTGCTGCAGTTTGCAGCTATTGCCTCGCGGCCGTTGCCGGAGCGGGTAGGGGAGAAGCTGGGCCTGCGGGATAGTATTCTGAGCGGTCTGCGTTTTATCTGGCATAACCAACTGGTGCTGGCAGCTCTTTCGCTGGATTTATTCGCGGTGCTTTTTGGGGGTGCGGTGGCCTTGCTGCCGGTATTCGCGGTAGATATTCTCAAAGTAGGCGCGGCCGGACTGGGGCACCTGGAGTCGGCGCCGGCGGTGGGCTCGGTACTGATGGCTGCTTTCCTGACCTACTTCCCGTTGCGGCGTCATGCCGGCCGCAAGCTGCTGTGGGCGGTGGCGGGCTTTGGGTTGGCCACCATTGCGTTTGCGCTGTCTACCAACTTCTGGTTGTCGCTCTTCCTGCTGTTCCTGACCGGTGTTTTCGATTCAGTTTCGGTGATTGTGCGTTCCACCCTGTTGCACACTTTCACCCCAGAGCACATGAAAGGCCGTGTGTCGGCCGTCAACAATATCTTCATCGGCTCTTCCAACGAAATCGGCTCCTTTGAGTCGGGCTTAGCGGCACGGCTGCTGGGAGTGGTCAATTCCGTCGTGTTCGGAGGGATTATGACTATTGGCGTAGTTGGCCTCACGGCACTGCGGGCCGACAAACTGCGCCAACTGGATATGACACCTGAGAAAAAATGA
- the gldB gene encoding gliding motility lipoprotein GldB produces MHIPARLRTLVAVLAATTGLLACSRSQESCELNPEVAKVSAPVNLERLEKPFFQIKTTADADRFLRDNGLFARQFLQSGQYPVGVLAATLTRLATNVKLQQLGTQADTTFKATQLEQQLRPMFQHIRYSFPKFRVPPVKTFVSGLSQDLFVNDSLLVLSTDFFVGPKASYRPNVPEYIKRRYTKEHLVPTVALAISSKYNQKQLTNQTMLSEMVQFGKSLYFAEQVLPCTPDSLIIGYSDREMAGVHFNEGKIWAHFIEKNLLYNTAPFTIQKYIGERPNIPEIDKTCPGRVGAWIGWQIVRKYMAENPGVTLPQLMAEKNAQRILNASRYRPKVNRGKVS; encoded by the coding sequence ATGCATATTCCTGCCCGTTTGCGTACCCTGGTGGCCGTACTGGCCGCCACCACTGGGCTGCTGGCCTGTAGCCGCAGCCAGGAAAGCTGTGAATTGAACCCCGAAGTAGCCAAAGTTTCGGCCCCGGTAAACCTGGAGCGACTGGAGAAACCTTTCTTTCAGATCAAAACTACAGCCGATGCTGACCGCTTTTTGCGGGACAATGGCCTGTTTGCCCGGCAGTTTCTGCAGAGCGGACAGTATCCGGTGGGGGTATTGGCTGCCACGCTCACGCGGTTGGCCACCAATGTAAAGCTCCAGCAGCTGGGCACTCAGGCAGATACTACTTTCAAGGCCACTCAGCTGGAACAGCAGCTACGGCCCATGTTTCAGCACATTCGCTACTCCTTCCCGAAGTTTCGGGTGCCGCCCGTCAAAACCTTCGTGAGCGGCCTGAGCCAGGATTTGTTCGTAAATGACAGCCTCCTGGTACTCAGTACCGATTTTTTTGTGGGTCCTAAAGCCAGCTACCGGCCCAATGTGCCAGAGTACATCAAGCGGCGCTATACCAAGGAGCATCTGGTGCCTACCGTGGCGCTGGCTATCAGCAGCAAGTACAACCAAAAGCAGCTTACTAACCAAACCATGCTGAGTGAGATGGTGCAATTTGGCAAGTCGCTCTACTTTGCTGAGCAAGTGCTGCCCTGCACGCCCGATTCGCTTATCATTGGCTACAGTGACCGGGAAATGGCCGGCGTGCATTTCAACGAAGGGAAAATCTGGGCGCATTTTATTGAGAAAAACCTGCTCTATAATACCGCCCCATTCACCATTCAGAAGTACATCGGGGAGCGGCCCAACATTCCGGAAATCGACAAGACTTGCCCTGGCCGGGTAGGGGCGTGGATTGGCTGGCAGATTGTGCGTAAATACATGGCCGAAAACCCTGGTGTAACACTTCCGCAGCTCATGGCTGAGAAGAATGCCCAGCGCATCCTCAACGCCTCCCGTTACCGGCCCAAGGTGAACCGGGGCAAGGTGAGTTAG
- a CDS encoding ATP-binding protein codes for MDSLLPVSPDLLNAAQAHERIQALEQELRQVRAEARTVEARLGQLVNHLQEGILLTDHTGHIALVNERFCALWELEEPADYWLGRRWEEMAAVMLPLAADSVMFEQRVHALRAAGQPVFNELIELQDGRVLERDFVPVRQIDGLNARTLIRLRDATEYQRATEQLRAVASIPGQNPNPIFRIDADGQVLYSNTAANVLHASLEEKDQNRLFTKAQRLAAAALSQNTPWQVDVPVGASFYAVFVAPFPEEGYANLYLVNITKRMLAEQELNHAKDEAEAAVRARENFLANMSHEIRTPMNGVLGMAAQLGKTRLDTRQQDLLRIIRTSGQHLLSIINDVLDMAKITSGKLEFEQTAFNLCDSMNEALQPLMHQAIEKGITVSGTLLKESCPLPWVLGDPYRINQILINLMANAVKFTERGGHINVVGRQVDSTPETLTVEFAVTDTGIGIPESQRARIFEGFTQAYADTTRHFGGTGLGLSISRAIVEQLNGVLTVESEVGKGSTFRFQLALPRTPAVVEAPAMSSYNTGALHGRRVLLVEDNQINRDVARMLLEEWGVVVDEAENGQQGVDMYQQQLYDAVLMDIQMPGMSGLDATAIIRQLPDARQANVPILALTANAFRADNARYLAAGINACLAKPFEEAELYQELKNLLQEPNTPAVTTLSYDLTKLRALSHGREAFVGKIIRSFLANVPVSIAQLEAAAASGDWQQVAALVHHIKPGIESLGVREVAGALQQLEQLETGHGTEARPLHEAVARLVAQVKRALHELRQELPANS; via the coding sequence ATGGATTCGTTACTCCCGGTATCCCCTGATCTTCTAAACGCGGCGCAAGCGCACGAGCGGATTCAGGCGTTGGAACAGGAGCTGCGCCAAGTGAGAGCAGAGGCTCGCACAGTCGAAGCCCGTTTGGGGCAACTGGTAAACCACCTGCAGGAAGGAATTCTGCTGACCGATCATACGGGGCATATTGCGCTGGTTAATGAACGGTTCTGTGCGCTGTGGGAGTTAGAGGAACCGGCCGACTACTGGTTAGGTCGTAGGTGGGAGGAAATGGCCGCTGTGATGTTGCCGCTGGCCGCAGACAGTGTCATGTTTGAGCAGCGGGTGCATGCCTTGCGGGCGGCTGGACAGCCAGTGTTTAATGAGCTGATAGAACTGCAGGACGGCCGTGTGCTGGAGCGTGATTTTGTGCCGGTGCGGCAGATAGATGGGCTCAATGCCCGGACCCTGATCCGGTTGCGTGATGCTACGGAGTACCAACGAGCCACGGAGCAGCTACGGGCGGTAGCCAGTATTCCAGGGCAGAACCCCAACCCTATTTTCCGCATTGACGCCGACGGGCAAGTACTGTATAGCAATACGGCGGCCAATGTGCTGCACGCCAGTCTAGAGGAGAAGGACCAGAACCGCCTGTTTACAAAAGCCCAGCGGCTTGCAGCGGCAGCCCTAAGCCAGAATACGCCCTGGCAGGTAGATGTTCCGGTGGGAGCCAGCTTTTATGCGGTATTTGTGGCTCCTTTCCCGGAGGAAGGTTACGCGAACCTGTATCTGGTGAACATCACCAAGCGTATGTTGGCGGAGCAGGAGCTGAACCACGCCAAGGATGAAGCCGAAGCTGCCGTGCGGGCCCGGGAAAACTTCTTGGCCAACATGAGCCACGAAATCCGGACACCAATGAATGGGGTGCTGGGAATGGCTGCCCAGTTGGGCAAAACCCGCCTCGATACCCGGCAGCAGGATTTGCTGCGTATCATCCGGACTTCCGGCCAGCACTTGCTCAGCATTATCAATGACGTGCTGGACATGGCTAAAATCACGTCGGGTAAGCTGGAATTCGAGCAAACGGCTTTCAACCTCTGCGACTCAATGAATGAGGCGCTACAGCCGCTTATGCACCAGGCCATTGAGAAGGGAATTACTGTATCGGGCACTTTACTGAAGGAGTCGTGCCCGCTGCCGTGGGTGCTAGGCGACCCATACCGCATCAACCAGATCCTGATAAACCTCATGGCCAACGCCGTGAAGTTTACGGAGCGTGGCGGGCACATTAATGTAGTAGGCCGTCAGGTAGACTCAACGCCAGAAACATTGACGGTAGAGTTTGCCGTGACAGATACAGGTATCGGTATACCAGAGTCGCAACGGGCCCGGATTTTTGAGGGCTTTACCCAAGCCTATGCCGATACTACCCGGCACTTTGGCGGAACCGGACTGGGGCTTAGTATTTCGCGGGCCATTGTGGAGCAGCTGAACGGGGTGCTTACCGTGGAAAGTGAAGTAGGCAAGGGCAGCACATTCCGGTTTCAGCTGGCTCTGCCGCGCACGCCCGCCGTGGTGGAAGCTCCTGCTATGTCATCTTACAATACCGGCGCGTTGCATGGTCGGCGCGTGCTGCTGGTAGAAGACAATCAGATTAACCGCGACGTAGCCCGTATGCTGCTGGAGGAATGGGGCGTTGTGGTGGATGAGGCTGAGAATGGCCAGCAGGGCGTAGATATGTATCAGCAGCAGCTCTACGATGCCGTATTAATGGACATTCAGATGCCGGGTATGAGCGGCTTGGATGCTACAGCCATTATCCGGCAGCTGCCCGATGCCCGGCAGGCTAACGTCCCGATTCTGGCCCTTACGGCCAATGCCTTTCGGGCTGATAATGCGCGGTACTTGGCAGCTGGTATAAACGCCTGCCTGGCCAAGCCTTTTGAGGAGGCAGAGTTGTACCAAGAGCTGAAAAACCTGCTACAAGAGCCAAACACGCCCGCTGTTACCACGCTCAGCTATGACCTTACCAAGCTCCGCGCTCTGTCGCACGGGCGGGAGGCGTTTGTGGGGAAGATTATCCGCTCCTTTCTGGCGAATGTACCTGTCAGCATCGCACAGCTGGAAGCTGCCGCCGCCAGCGGCGACTGGCAGCAGGTTGCTGCCCTCGTGCATCACATCAAGCCCGGGATAGAATCATTGGGCGTACGGGAGGTAGCCGGGGCACTGCAGCAGCTGGAGCAGTTGGAAACCGGTCACGGAACAGAGGCCCGGCCTTTGCACGAAGCGGTGGCGCGCCTCGTGGCCCAGGTAAAGCGTGCGTTACACGAACTACGCCAGGAGTTGCCTGCCAACTCGTAA
- a CDS encoding glycosyltransferase family 4 protein: protein MHIAVFSQYHTNPDCPATSRHYSLLTQLAKTHRITLITTRTWEQQRLTREFPWVPEGVEMRAAAVPYDNRMGVARRALSFGQYAAYALREGLRIDKPDVIWGISTPLTAAWAAAQVARWRRVPWVFEVQDLWPSFPIAMGAVPNRLAQRSLYALERGLYQSAQHILPLSPDMTEYVRQSGIPAEKLTTVLNGTDLDLAAQATDVAVEELRRQWELQGCRVVLYAGTFGRANDIPLLIDAAVQLAPMCPEVVWLFMGHGFYDVLLEQAALRYSFIRVVPPQPRHAVFTWFKLADVSVASFLGLPVLDANSPAKFYDSLAVGTPVIVTNPGWTKRLVEQQQCGWYSPASDATALAKKLAHLFQVPEELRAAGARGQQVASTDFDRQQIGRTVQQILEAAYL, encoded by the coding sequence ATGCACATTGCCGTTTTCAGCCAGTATCATACCAACCCCGACTGCCCCGCTACCAGTCGGCATTACTCGTTGCTGACGCAGCTGGCTAAAACGCACCGCATCACGCTCATTACCACCCGTACCTGGGAGCAACAGCGCCTGACCCGAGAATTTCCGTGGGTGCCGGAAGGGGTGGAAATGCGGGCCGCTGCGGTGCCCTATGACAACCGCATGGGTGTGGCCCGGCGGGCTTTATCATTCGGGCAGTACGCGGCGTATGCGCTGCGGGAAGGACTGCGGATAGACAAACCCGACGTTATCTGGGGCATTAGTACGCCCCTGACGGCGGCGTGGGCGGCCGCTCAGGTGGCCCGCTGGCGGCGTGTACCGTGGGTGTTTGAAGTGCAGGATCTATGGCCTTCTTTTCCTATTGCTATGGGCGCGGTGCCCAACCGGCTGGCGCAGCGCAGCCTGTATGCCCTGGAGCGCGGCCTGTATCAGTCGGCCCAACATATTTTGCCCCTTTCGCCTGACATGACCGAATACGTGCGGCAGTCAGGCATTCCTGCCGAGAAGCTTACCACCGTGCTGAACGGCACCGATTTGGATCTGGCGGCGCAGGCAACGGACGTGGCCGTGGAGGAATTGCGCCGGCAATGGGAGTTGCAAGGGTGCCGGGTAGTGCTCTACGCCGGCACCTTCGGGCGGGCGAATGATATTCCGCTACTGATAGATGCCGCTGTTCAGTTAGCTCCGATGTGCCCTGAGGTAGTGTGGCTATTCATGGGGCACGGGTTTTACGATGTGCTGCTGGAACAGGCTGCGCTGCGCTATTCATTTATCCGGGTGGTGCCGCCGCAGCCGCGCCACGCAGTTTTCACCTGGTTTAAGTTGGCCGATGTCTCAGTGGCTTCCTTTCTGGGCCTCCCAGTACTGGATGCTAATTCACCCGCCAAGTTCTACGACAGCCTAGCCGTTGGTACGCCAGTTATTGTCACGAACCCCGGCTGGACGAAGCGTCTGGTAGAGCAACAGCAGTGCGGCTGGTATTCTCCCGCCAGTGATGCTACCGCTTTAGCGAAGAAGCTAGCCCACCTGTTTCAAGTTCCTGAGGAACTGCGGGCGGCCGGTGCGCGGGGCCAGCAAGTAGCCAGTACTGACTTCGACCGCCAACAGATAGGCAGAACGGTGCAGCAAATTCTGGAAGCAGCCTACCTATAA
- a CDS encoding porin family protein, translating to MKKALLALFVSGVTIGAASAQVEIGLKVSPSVTHLRTDSPAAYGFQNEQSKLGIGGGIIVDYFFGQNYAFSTGLELTGKGGTISYFDPARNVRVEQKVGLQYLQVPLTVKLFTNDIATDTKLYFQLGGSLNAAIAGRIDGEKRFTDPGSNTPNVETKASKYVIVPDAGLRAGFGVEYQLGQSTKVLAGLSYHRGLLNIDNYFGDERGFKDVELKNSEFALDLGIKF from the coding sequence ATGAAAAAAGCCCTGCTTGCCCTCTTTGTTAGCGGCGTCACCATCGGTGCGGCCTCCGCACAGGTTGAAATTGGTTTAAAGGTTTCTCCATCGGTTACGCACCTGCGCACCGACTCGCCCGCCGCCTACGGCTTCCAGAACGAGCAATCCAAGCTCGGCATCGGGGGCGGGATTATAGTGGATTACTTTTTCGGCCAGAATTACGCCTTCAGCACCGGCCTGGAACTTACGGGCAAAGGCGGCACCATCAGCTACTTTGATCCGGCCCGCAACGTGCGGGTGGAGCAGAAAGTCGGGCTGCAGTATTTGCAGGTGCCCCTCACAGTAAAACTGTTCACCAACGACATTGCTACCGACACCAAGCTGTATTTCCAGCTAGGCGGCTCGCTCAACGCTGCCATTGCCGGCCGTATTGATGGAGAAAAGCGCTTCACCGACCCTGGATCCAACACGCCTAACGTCGAAACCAAAGCGTCTAAATACGTCATCGTGCCGGATGCCGGTCTGCGGGCGGGTTTCGGCGTGGAGTATCAGCTGGGCCAGAGCACCAAAGTGCTGGCCGGCCTGAGCTACCACCGGGGCCTGCTCAACATCGACAACTACTTCGGTGACGAGCGAGGCTTCAAGGACGTGGAGCTAAAGAACAGCGAGTTTGCGCTGGATCTGGGGATTAAATTCTAA
- a CDS encoding LytR/AlgR family response regulator transcription factor: MPAPFACVIVDDNEINRLTLEHLVELTPELELVASLPGSLETLQYFREGGNADLLLLDIEMPHLTGLELARLLPQPAPAIIMVTTHRDFAVDAFELQVADYLVKPVNLPRFTQAIIRVLDRQKPKTGPAPAASVEAKGSELFIKVGTRMLRLNFDDVLFIEAMSTYSILVTDTQKHIVYLTLKALADRLPFAHFVRAHRSYIINTQRIDAIEDNMLALGKYEVPVGKSYQEAFYSQLRGL, from the coding sequence ATGCCCGCACCTTTTGCCTGTGTCATCGTTGATGACAACGAAATCAACCGCCTGACGCTGGAGCATCTGGTGGAGCTCACACCGGAGCTGGAACTCGTGGCCTCGCTACCTGGCAGCCTGGAAACCTTACAGTATTTCCGGGAGGGTGGCAACGCCGATTTGTTGCTACTCGATATAGAAATGCCCCACCTGACTGGCCTGGAACTGGCCCGCCTGCTGCCTCAACCAGCCCCAGCCATTATTATGGTTACCACCCACCGGGATTTTGCCGTGGATGCTTTCGAGCTGCAGGTAGCTGACTACCTGGTAAAACCTGTAAATCTGCCCCGTTTCACGCAGGCCATTATCCGGGTGCTAGACCGACAGAAGCCTAAGACCGGCCCCGCCCCTGCTGCCTCCGTAGAAGCGAAAGGCTCCGAACTGTTCATTAAAGTGGGCACGCGCATGCTCCGTCTCAATTTCGATGACGTACTATTCATCGAAGCCATGTCGACCTACTCTATTCTGGTCACGGACACGCAAAAGCACATTGTGTACCTCACGCTCAAAGCCTTGGCCGACCGGCTGCCGTTCGCGCATTTCGTGCGGGCTCACCGTAGCTATATTATCAACACCCAGCGCATCGATGCCATTGAAGATAACATGCTGGCGCTCGGGAAATACGAAGTACCCGTGGGCAAATCGTACCAGGAGGCATTTTACAGCCAGTTGCGGGGGCTGTAG
- a CDS encoding DUF6799 domain-containing protein → MLHPSTFLRYALLGGLLLAAEATTLAQTAPAVAATAQLKDGAFRRNGKIFRLQAGQTSPLSAPLRFPNGLTLRPDGIMVGRNGTRQLLENGKAVNMQGDVVIYRDDMMTPEAISRHDEQTTGSAGTTIVSIPTATNLAALAPMLQRTAQRLEQLRQLSVLLNERATAAASSTAPTPESEVRIQQLSQQLRP, encoded by the coding sequence ATGCTGCACCCTTCCACTTTCCTTCGATATGCCCTGCTGGGCGGGCTACTGCTGGCGGCCGAAGCAACGACCCTCGCCCAGACCGCGCCTGCCGTTGCTGCCACCGCTCAGCTTAAGGATGGGGCCTTCCGGCGCAACGGCAAGATTTTCCGCCTGCAAGCCGGGCAAACGTCGCCCCTTTCAGCCCCCTTGCGCTTCCCTAACGGCCTCACACTGCGCCCCGATGGTATCATGGTGGGCAGGAACGGGACCCGCCAACTGCTGGAGAACGGCAAGGCCGTGAATATGCAGGGCGACGTAGTCATCTACCGCGACGATATGATGACGCCCGAAGCTATTTCCCGGCACGATGAGCAAACGACCGGTTCGGCGGGCACCACTATCGTCAGTATTCCAACGGCTACCAACCTGGCGGCCCTGGCCCCAATGCTGCAGCGCACTGCCCAGCGGCTGGAGCAGCTGCGCCAGCTCAGTGTACTACTGAATGAGCGGGCCACTGCCGCCGCATCCAGTACTGCCCCCACCCCCGAATCAGAGGTCCGCATTCAACAGCTCAGCCAACAGCTCCGGCCATAG
- a CDS encoding copper resistance protein NlpE N-terminal domain-containing protein codes for MQPSRFFVPAIICLLFSACQGREQPYGTGPDNPAADKDTGAAATPLAGVYTDTVPCNDCRGIATRLTLKPDSLYELQEVYLGRPDPTNYRRGPWRVRGQVVTLAPSGNNPVRRYQVEAARKLRLLDADGKLMQAANADYTLNYQSDGNLNEAGTTREFTGLYTAEANAAVFVECGSDKQYALAPTGLTPDLQRQYGNTRKEAGQPVFLRVSATVKTQTVQFGTGTEEALVVDKVLEMKPDPVCPQAVR; via the coding sequence ATGCAACCTTCCCGCTTTTTTGTACCCGCCATCATATGCCTGCTGTTTAGTGCCTGCCAGGGCCGCGAGCAGCCCTACGGTACCGGTCCCGATAATCCGGCCGCCGACAAAGACACCGGGGCGGCAGCCACTCCCCTGGCAGGAGTCTACACCGATACGGTTCCCTGCAACGACTGCCGGGGCATTGCCACCCGTCTCACGCTCAAGCCCGACAGCCTCTACGAGCTTCAGGAAGTCTACCTCGGCCGCCCCGATCCGACCAATTACCGCCGGGGGCCGTGGCGGGTGCGCGGGCAGGTAGTCACGCTGGCCCCGAGCGGCAACAACCCGGTGCGTCGCTACCAGGTAGAGGCGGCTCGTAAGCTGCGGCTGCTGGATGCCGATGGCAAGCTCATGCAGGCCGCCAACGCCGACTACACCCTCAACTACCAGTCTGATGGCAACCTGAATGAAGCAGGCACCACCCGCGAGTTCACGGGCCTCTACACGGCCGAGGCTAACGCGGCCGTTTTTGTGGAATGCGGCTCCGACAAACAATACGCCCTAGCGCCTACCGGCCTCACCCCCGATTTGCAGCGCCAGTACGGCAACACCCGCAAGGAGGCCGGCCAGCCGGTATTTCTGCGCGTTTCAGCTACTGTAAAAACACAAACGGTCCAATTCGGCACCGGTACGGAGGAAGCACTGGTAGTCGACAAGGTTTTGGAAATGAAGCCTGATCCTGTTTGCCCGCAGGCCGTAAGATAA
- the nth gene encoding endonuclease III — protein sequence MRKPERFRHFLEYFTTHFPEPETELLYSNPYELIVAVVLSAQCTDKRVNQVMPALLQQFPTPTELAAASAEDIFLFIRSVSYPNNKAKHLAGLGRMLVQDFGGEVPSTIEELQRLPGVGRKTANVVVSVIYNQPAMAVDTHVFRVSHRLGLVSKTATTPLAVEKELVRYIPEALVPKAHHWLILHGRYICVARSPKCAVCPLTSWCKYYADVVSKQDTLPAKLPVKKAIKPSESQH from the coding sequence ATGCGCAAGCCCGAACGGTTTCGTCATTTCCTGGAGTACTTCACCACGCATTTTCCTGAGCCGGAAACCGAACTGCTGTATTCCAACCCCTATGAACTGATTGTAGCCGTAGTGCTCAGCGCTCAATGCACCGATAAACGGGTAAATCAGGTAATGCCAGCATTGCTGCAACAGTTTCCCACACCGACCGAGTTGGCAGCGGCCTCGGCAGAAGATATTTTTCTGTTTATCCGCAGCGTATCGTACCCTAACAACAAGGCTAAGCACCTGGCGGGGCTGGGCCGCATGTTGGTGCAGGATTTCGGAGGTGAGGTACCCAGCACGATTGAGGAGTTGCAGCGGCTACCTGGAGTGGGGCGCAAAACGGCCAATGTAGTCGTCTCGGTGATTTACAACCAGCCCGCCATGGCTGTGGACACCCATGTATTCCGGGTGTCGCACCGGCTGGGCCTCGTAAGCAAAACGGCCACCACACCGCTGGCGGTGGAAAAGGAATTAGTGCGCTACATCCCCGAGGCCCTGGTGCCCAAGGCGCACCACTGGCTGATTCTGCACGGCCGGTACATCTGCGTGGCCCGCTCGCCCAAATGTGCTGTATGCCCGCTCACCAGCTGGTGCAAATACTACGCGGATGTGGTGAGTAAGCAGGATACTTTACCTGCTAAACTTCCGGTCAAAAAAGCCATAAAGCCCTCTGAAAGTCAGCATTAA
- a CDS encoding RNA polymerase sigma factor yields METMQPSDSALISLYIAGQENAFAQLLERHKARVFTTIMLIVRDEDVAEDLLQDTFIKAIHTMKSGRYNEEGKFSSWICRIAHNLAIDCFRREKRSPLLNLDTTSHAFNSLSLAEEGAEAAMTRDETHARLRELIQELPAAQKEVLIMRHYGDMSFQEIADATGVSINTALGRMRYALINLRKKMAAQPVFYDQNLYPRDTAPVRVQRIAS; encoded by the coding sequence ATGGAAACCATGCAGCCGAGCGACTCCGCTCTCATCTCGCTTTATATTGCCGGCCAGGAGAATGCCTTCGCTCAATTGCTTGAGCGGCATAAAGCCCGCGTATTCACTACTATCATGCTCATTGTCCGCGACGAAGACGTGGCGGAAGATCTGTTGCAGGATACCTTCATCAAGGCCATTCATACCATGAAGAGCGGCCGCTACAATGAGGAAGGGAAATTTTCGTCCTGGATTTGCCGCATCGCGCACAATCTGGCCATCGACTGCTTCCGGCGTGAAAAACGCAGTCCTTTGTTGAACCTTGATACAACAAGTCATGCGTTCAACTCGTTGTCGTTGGCAGAAGAGGGAGCCGAAGCTGCCATGACGCGGGATGAAACCCACGCCCGGCTTCGGGAACTGATTCAGGAGCTGCCCGCGGCGCAGAAAGAAGTCCTGATTATGCGCCATTACGGCGACATGAGCTTCCAGGAAATTGCCGATGCAACGGGGGTCAGCATTAATACTGCGCTGGGGCGGATGCGTTATGCGCTGATCAACCTGCGGAAAAAAATGGCCGCACAACCCGTTTTCTATGATCAAAACCTTTACCCACGAGACACTGCTCCGGTACGTGTACAACGAATTGCCAGCTAA